A region of Gemmatimonadaceae bacterium DNA encodes the following proteins:
- a CDS encoding carboxypeptidase regulatory-like domain-containing protein: protein MRRILLALTVAATPTLARSQVFQVQGGGSSLFAGYGGMLNVWGNGYEASLGVGYLDGLRIGVAGRRLIGGRDTLRAGNDLLPFTFDTDVFGTGGSLFAQGLSIQRRRGRTQSWIFAGASANALAAPYFGAQRAVRAMGWARVRHDVSRALSVSGHAVLTDRQSLFGSARWRPVHGVDGSMTLGVGSNAPYAALGLDVARERLDVRAALVGMGAGFRRASGPMPLQTELEHANALVTWKPADGWAVGVGRQHFRQDSSFAALPQRASLTQLTTTGRFAGVAFSGGWLRSEADRRSNLSSYFTARRQLTGWLQGETYLLRVWEPRPARSTTPVLLLRETLSPRLSLLQVITHERGRSNISFGGTLASGLNTIGLDYQLAHSPYLTGDPFVHSMGVNARVHVRGVSLALSSFVTPDGRVHYSAQGNTFLYRGMDGGPAAPSGGRIDAFVASGRVVDTTGAPIEGAALEVGSDVVYTDSQGRFFVRQPTGRDLTLRVLLDDFLAPGKFEVVSAPAALRPSKDGRATPALIVVRKVVGR from the coding sequence ATGCGCCGCATCCTGCTGGCTCTCACCGTCGCCGCCACCCCGACGCTCGCGCGATCGCAGGTGTTTCAGGTGCAGGGCGGTGGTTCGTCGCTGTTTGCCGGATACGGCGGGATGCTCAACGTCTGGGGGAACGGCTACGAAGCTTCGCTCGGCGTCGGCTACCTCGACGGCCTCCGGATCGGCGTCGCCGGTCGACGACTGATCGGTGGGCGCGACACGCTGCGTGCCGGGAATGACCTGCTGCCGTTCACCTTTGACACCGACGTGTTCGGCACCGGCGGATCGTTGTTCGCGCAGGGACTGTCGATCCAGAGGCGTCGCGGGCGCACGCAGAGCTGGATCTTTGCTGGTGCCAGCGCCAATGCGCTTGCCGCGCCCTACTTCGGTGCGCAGCGCGCCGTGCGCGCCATGGGATGGGCGCGTGTCCGACATGATGTCTCTCGCGCGCTGAGCGTGAGCGGTCACGCCGTCCTCACCGATCGGCAGAGTCTGTTTGGCTCAGCGCGCTGGCGGCCCGTCCACGGGGTCGACGGCAGCATGACGTTAGGTGTCGGCAGCAACGCGCCCTATGCCGCGCTGGGACTCGACGTCGCGCGCGAACGGCTCGACGTACGGGCGGCTCTCGTGGGCATGGGCGCGGGATTCCGCCGCGCGTCGGGGCCCATGCCGCTCCAGACCGAGCTCGAACATGCCAACGCCCTCGTGACCTGGAAGCCTGCCGATGGCTGGGCCGTCGGTGTGGGACGCCAGCACTTTCGGCAGGACTCGAGCTTTGCCGCGCTGCCCCAGCGCGCATCACTCACACAACTCACCACGACCGGTCGCTTCGCAGGCGTCGCCTTCTCGGGTGGCTGGTTGCGCTCGGAAGCGGATCGCCGATCCAACCTGTCGTCGTATTTCACGGCGCGCCGTCAGCTGACCGGCTGGCTCCAGGGCGAAACATACCTGCTGCGCGTTTGGGAACCCCGGCCGGCCCGCAGCACCACCCCGGTGCTGCTCCTCAGGGAGACGCTGAGTCCGCGACTCTCACTGCTGCAGGTGATCACGCACGAAAGGGGGCGCAGCAATATCTCGTTTGGCGGGACGCTCGCGTCGGGACTCAACACCATCGGCCTCGACTACCAGCTGGCGCACTCGCCATACCTCACGGGCGACCCCTTCGTGCACTCCATGGGTGTGAATGCCCGAGTGCATGTTCGAGGCGTGAGCCTGGCGCTCTCGAGCTTCGTGACGCCCGACGGTCGCGTCCACTACTCGGCGCAGGGCAACACGTTTCTGTACCGCGGCATGGACGGCGGGCCGGCGGCGCCGAGCGGCGGACGCATTGATGCGTTCGTAGCGAGTGGCCGCGTCGTGGACACGACCGGAGCGCCCATCGAAGGCGCCGCGCTCGAGGTCGGGAGCGACGTCGTCTACACCGATTCCCAGGGACGCTTCTTCGTGCGCCAACCCACCGGGCGCGACCTCACCCTCCGTGTTCTGCTCGACGACTTCCTTGCCCCGGGGAAGTTCGAAGTCGTATCCGCACCGGCCGCGCTGCGTCCCTCGAAGGACGGCCGCGCGACCCCCGCGCTCATCGTGGTGCGGAAGGTGGTGGGACGCTGA
- a CDS encoding fatty acid desaturase yields MPAFGSWASDWWKPLLFIVVAGHITNSCVTLFLHRAQTHRAVTLHGIAAIPMRFWLWLTTAIVTKEWVACHRKHHAFADREGDPHSPLIEGLRNIVLKGAFYYRRAVRQPGMLEKYGKGTPTDILERVLFTPLNWLGIVLMLAVDVYLFGLFIGAIVWTVQMLWIPFWAAGIVNGVGHAIGYRNFEVKDESRNISPVAIWLGGEELHNNHHADPHSARFSQKWYEFDVGWLYLRLLSLVGLARIQYARTGHD; encoded by the coding sequence ATGCCAGCCTTTGGAAGTTGGGCCAGCGATTGGTGGAAACCCCTCCTGTTCATCGTCGTCGCCGGCCACATCACGAACTCGTGCGTGACCTTGTTCCTGCATCGCGCGCAAACCCATCGCGCGGTGACGCTGCACGGGATCGCGGCCATCCCGATGCGCTTCTGGCTCTGGCTCACGACGGCGATCGTGACCAAGGAGTGGGTGGCGTGCCATCGTAAGCATCACGCGTTCGCTGACCGCGAGGGCGATCCCCACTCCCCGCTGATCGAGGGGCTGCGGAACATCGTGCTCAAGGGTGCGTTCTATTATCGCCGAGCGGTGCGGCAGCCGGGCATGCTCGAGAAGTACGGAAAAGGCACGCCCACCGATATCCTCGAGCGCGTCTTGTTCACGCCACTCAATTGGCTCGGGATCGTGCTCATGCTCGCGGTCGACGTCTACCTGTTTGGCCTGTTCATCGGTGCCATCGTGTGGACCGTCCAGATGCTGTGGATTCCGTTCTGGGCCGCGGGCATCGTGAACGGCGTTGGGCATGCCATCGGCTACCGCAACTTCGAGGTGAAGGACGAAAGCCGGAACATTTCGCCGGTCGCGATCTGGCTCGGCGGAGAAGAGCTGCACAACAATCATCACGCTGACCCGCACTCCGCCCGCTTCTCGCAGAAGTGGTACGAGTTCGATGTGGGTTGGCTGTACCTCCGGCTCCTTTCGCTCGTGGGGCTGGCCAGGATCCAGTACGCGCGCACGGGTCACGACTGA
- a CDS encoding oxidative damage protection protein: MSDVTCGRCGQSRAGFERPPFPGAIGQRIVAEVCQTCWGDWLKQQTMLINHYGLQVMEPQARSFLTRNMQAFLFKSGDGEDVDTTKKGTINW; this comes from the coding sequence ATGAGTGACGTCACCTGCGGCCGTTGCGGCCAATCCCGGGCGGGGTTCGAACGCCCGCCTTTTCCTGGCGCCATTGGCCAGCGCATCGTCGCCGAAGTGTGCCAGACCTGCTGGGGCGACTGGCTCAAGCAGCAGACCATGCTGATCAACCACTACGGGTTGCAGGTGATGGAACCCCAGGCGCGCAGCTTCCTCACCCGCAACATGCAGGCGTTCCTGTTCAAGTCGGGCGATGGGGAGGATGTGGACACCACAAAGAAGGGAACCATCAACTGGTGA
- a CDS encoding glycoside hydrolase family 3 C-terminal domain-containing protein: MLLRSLLALVLCACTGGAAATPVESLVRATPSYAPSTAASRAWADSVLRTLSLRDRAAQLVWPWILGDYVPEGSAEWERISKFVMDDHVGGLIVSVGSPTEIAAKLNALQRLSRLPLLVSADLETGVGFRARGGYFVPNAIDLGGATNFPWQMALGAANDPALAYELGKVTALEGRALGIQIAFGPVLDVNNNPANPVIGARSVSEDPRLTARMGVEVIRGLQQNGMLATGKHFPGHGDTETNSHLALATVSAPRARLDTMELLPFREAINAGVGAIMTFHGFLPALDSSGVPATLSPKVMTGLLRNELRFDGLLVSDAMDMAGVVDQFGDVEAIKRAVAAGNDVLLMPRRITASIDAVVAGVSEGRYDDARIDRSARRVLELKYRFGLSQQRTVSLDEVRAVVGDSAHVDAAELLAARAFVLVRDSINAFPLRDGVAGAKPRVLTITYARRAELGAGVTFNAELARGATVQSAYISADDAAPDYARVAALAAQSEVVVIGSYVNISSETATADAPRAFVEFARQLVATGKPVVVITFGTPYLLSQVPFVPTYAVAWGGTPASQRAAARAFLGEAEISGHMPISIPGLVRTGTGVARERR; this comes from the coding sequence ATGTTGCTGCGTTCGTTGCTCGCCCTGGTGCTGTGTGCATGCACGGGCGGCGCCGCTGCCACGCCGGTGGAGTCCCTGGTACGAGCGACGCCCTCCTATGCGCCTTCCACCGCCGCATCGCGGGCGTGGGCGGATTCGGTGCTGCGCACGCTCAGCCTGCGAGACCGCGCCGCCCAACTGGTGTGGCCGTGGATTCTCGGCGACTACGTCCCCGAGGGGAGCGCCGAGTGGGAGCGCATCTCGAAGTTCGTGATGGATGATCACGTTGGGGGGCTGATCGTGTCGGTGGGATCGCCGACCGAGATCGCGGCCAAGCTCAATGCCCTGCAGCGCCTCAGTCGGTTGCCGCTCCTCGTCAGCGCCGACCTCGAGACGGGCGTGGGCTTCCGCGCGCGCGGGGGGTATTTCGTCCCCAATGCGATCGACCTCGGTGGGGCGACGAACTTCCCGTGGCAGATGGCCCTGGGTGCGGCCAACGATCCTGCGCTTGCTTATGAGCTGGGGAAGGTCACGGCACTCGAGGGTAGGGCTCTGGGCATCCAGATCGCCTTTGGCCCGGTGCTGGACGTAAACAACAACCCGGCGAACCCGGTGATCGGTGCGCGATCCGTCAGCGAGGACCCCCGGCTCACGGCTCGAATGGGTGTTGAAGTCATTCGTGGTCTGCAGCAGAACGGCATGCTCGCCACCGGCAAGCACTTCCCCGGCCACGGCGACACAGAAACCAACTCGCACCTGGCCCTGGCCACCGTATCCGCACCACGGGCGCGACTCGACACCATGGAACTGCTGCCGTTCCGCGAAGCGATCAACGCGGGTGTGGGCGCGATCATGACCTTCCACGGTTTCCTGCCCGCGCTCGATTCCTCCGGAGTACCGGCAACGCTCTCGCCGAAGGTCATGACGGGGCTGCTTCGAAATGAGCTGCGCTTTGACGGGCTGCTGGTCTCCGATGCCATGGACATGGCCGGCGTGGTGGATCAGTTCGGCGACGTGGAGGCGATCAAGCGTGCCGTGGCGGCCGGGAATGATGTGTTGCTGATGCCGCGCCGCATCACGGCTTCGATCGACGCGGTGGTCGCCGGCGTCTCCGAGGGGCGCTACGACGACGCACGGATCGATCGCTCGGCGCGCCGTGTGTTGGAGCTCAAGTACCGCTTTGGCCTGTCACAGCAGCGGACGGTGTCTCTGGACGAGGTACGCGCCGTCGTGGGCGATTCCGCCCACGTTGATGCCGCGGAGCTGCTGGCCGCGCGCGCCTTTGTGCTCGTGCGCGACTCGATCAATGCGTTCCCATTGCGGGATGGAGTCGCAGGCGCGAAACCGCGCGTGCTTACGATCACGTACGCGCGACGAGCCGAGCTCGGCGCCGGTGTCACATTCAACGCCGAGCTCGCGCGTGGAGCGACCGTCCAGTCCGCGTACATCAGTGCGGACGATGCCGCGCCGGACTATGCGCGCGTCGCCGCGTTGGCGGCGCAGTCGGAGGTCGTGGTGATCGGATCGTACGTCAACATCTCTTCGGAAACGGCGACGGCTGACGCACCCCGCGCGTTTGTGGAGTTCGCGCGACAACTGGTTGCGACCGGAAAGCCGGTCGTGGTGATCACATTCGGCACACCGTACCTCTTGAGTCAGGTGCCATTTGTGCCGACGTACGCCGTGGCGTGGGGCGGCACGCCCGCCTCGCAACGCGCGGCCGCGCGCGCGTTCCTCGGGGAAGCCGAGATCAGCGGTCACATGCCGATCTCGATACCCGGCCTCGTACGCACCGGCACTGGCGTGGCGCGCGAGCGACGCTAA
- a CDS encoding cold-shock protein, producing the protein MARIQGTVKWFNDAKGFGFISREGGPDVFVHFSAISQQGFKSLAEGDKVEFEIVQGQKGPQAAEVTKV; encoded by the coding sequence ATGGCTCGTATCCAAGGCACCGTGAAGTGGTTCAACGACGCAAAGGGATTTGGCTTCATCTCTCGCGAAGGGGGCCCCGACGTGTTCGTCCACTTCAGCGCAATCTCACAGCAGGGATTCAAGTCTCTTGCCGAGGGCGACAAGGTCGAGTTCGAAATTGTCCAGGGGCAGAAGGGACCCCAGGCCGCCGAAGTCACCAAGGTCTGA
- a CDS encoding SPFH/Band 7/PHB domain protein: MITAAIVVGIALVLLAKSVRIIGQAEVIVVERLGRFHRVARSGLNILIPFIERPRTLDVRYFESDVSGLKRITHSSTSRIDLREQVLNFPSQPVITKDNVTIDIDAVLYYRVADPQKATYAVQNLPYALETLTRTTLRNIVGEMELDSTLASRDEINRRMREVIEEASLGWGVDVTRVELQAIEPPRDIQQSMELQMRAERERRAAVTNAEATKRAAILEAEGVREAQVLRAQGERDAAVLRAAGQAEARLALAQAEAEALRRIAASMPDGQAAMYLLGQKYLDALPQVAQGKGSTLFLPSEAAGVMGALGGLRAMLQQPTAGSGEAGSPTPRAGARALPSGDKDAGNG, encoded by the coding sequence ATGATCACCGCAGCCATCGTTGTGGGAATTGCGCTCGTCCTGCTCGCGAAGTCCGTGCGCATCATCGGGCAGGCCGAAGTCATCGTCGTCGAGCGCCTTGGGCGCTTCCATCGGGTCGCGCGTTCGGGACTCAATATTCTCATCCCGTTCATCGAACGTCCCCGCACGCTGGATGTGCGCTACTTCGAAAGCGACGTGTCGGGGCTCAAGAGGATCACGCACAGCTCAACGTCGCGGATCGACCTGCGCGAGCAGGTGCTGAACTTCCCGAGCCAGCCCGTGATCACCAAGGACAACGTCACGATCGATATCGACGCGGTCCTCTACTATCGGGTAGCGGACCCGCAGAAGGCGACCTACGCCGTGCAGAACCTTCCGTACGCGCTCGAGACCCTCACGCGAACCACGTTGCGCAACATCGTGGGCGAGATGGAACTCGACAGCACGCTCGCTTCACGCGATGAGATCAATCGGCGCATGCGGGAGGTCATCGAGGAGGCCTCGCTGGGATGGGGGGTGGACGTCACGCGCGTCGAGCTGCAGGCCATCGAGCCCCCGAGGGACATTCAGCAGTCGATGGAATTGCAGATGCGGGCGGAGCGCGAACGCCGCGCGGCGGTAACGAACGCGGAGGCGACGAAGCGCGCGGCCATCCTCGAGGCCGAAGGCGTGCGAGAAGCGCAGGTGCTGCGCGCCCAGGGCGAGCGCGACGCGGCCGTGCTGCGGGCCGCGGGTCAGGCGGAAGCACGACTCGCTCTGGCGCAGGCGGAGGCCGAGGCCCTGCGGCGCATCGCGGCGTCAATGCCGGACGGGCAAGCCGCGATGTACCTGCTCGGCCAGAAGTATCTCGATGCGCTGCCACAGGTCGCGCAGGGCAAGGGCAGCACGCTGTTCCTGCCCAGTGAGGCCGCAGGTGTGATGGGCGCGCTGGGAGGCTTGCGCGCGATGCTGCAACAGCCAACTGCTGGCAGCGGGGAGGCTGGCTCGCCGACGCCGCGAGCAGGGGCGCGGGCCCTGCCAAGCGGCGACAAGGACGCCGGCAACGGCTAG
- a CDS encoding PD40 domain-containing protein — protein MRPSLMIAATSLVAAFSCARRAQVAVIPAESGERHLTNLRQLTNGGENAEAYFSRDGQWITFQSTRDGRTCDQQYVMRRDGSGLVRVSNGRGKTTCGWFIPGSERLFFASSHAHDSTCPPRPDPSAGYVWPLDRFDLYTVGRDGSDLRRLTNYDVYTAEGVMSPDGSKIVFTSLKDGDLEIYTMNADGSDVQRLTHSPGYDGGPWWSPDGTKIVYRAHHPADSAQLADYRRLLSQRMVRPSRVELYVMNADGSDQRQVTALGGANFGPSWTPDGRQIIFSSNHRTPRGGNFDLFLVDASATRATADQVEQITFSPVFDGFPMFSPDGKQLLWASNRHDAKPNETNLFLADWR, from the coding sequence ATGAGACCCTCACTGATGATCGCCGCCACGAGCCTCGTGGCGGCGTTTTCATGCGCGCGCCGCGCACAGGTCGCGGTGATCCCCGCCGAGAGCGGCGAGCGACACCTCACCAACCTCCGCCAGCTGACGAACGGCGGCGAGAACGCCGAGGCCTACTTCAGTCGCGATGGTCAGTGGATCACGTTCCAGTCCACGCGAGACGGGCGCACGTGCGACCAGCAGTATGTCATGCGTCGCGATGGATCCGGGCTCGTGCGCGTGTCCAACGGCCGGGGAAAGACCACCTGTGGATGGTTCATTCCGGGCAGCGAGCGCCTCTTCTTTGCGTCCTCGCATGCCCACGACTCCACATGTCCCCCGCGGCCGGATCCTTCCGCGGGTTACGTCTGGCCGCTCGACCGTTTTGACCTGTACACCGTCGGGCGCGATGGCAGCGACTTGCGACGACTGACCAACTATGACGTGTACACAGCCGAGGGCGTCATGTCGCCCGATGGGTCGAAGATCGTCTTCACCTCCCTCAAGGACGGCGATCTCGAGATCTACACCATGAACGCCGACGGCAGCGACGTTCAGCGGCTCACCCACTCGCCGGGCTACGACGGGGGCCCGTGGTGGTCCCCCGACGGCACAAAGATCGTCTATCGCGCGCATCACCCCGCAGACTCTGCTCAGCTCGCGGACTATCGCCGGCTCCTTTCGCAGCGCATGGTGCGCCCGTCCCGGGTCGAGCTGTACGTCATGAACGCCGATGGTTCCGACCAGCGCCAGGTGACCGCGCTGGGCGGCGCCAATTTCGGGCCATCATGGACCCCCGACGGCAGGCAGATCATCTTCTCGTCGAACCATCGCACGCCCCGCGGAGGCAACTTCGACCTGTTTCTCGTCGATGCGTCGGCGACGCGCGCGACCGCGGATCAGGTGGAGCAGATCACCTTTTCTCCGGTGTTCGACGGTTTCCCCATGTTCAGCCCCGACGGCAAACAGCTGCTCTGGGCGTCCAATCGGCATGACGCCAAGCCAAACGAAACGAACCTCTTCCTCGCCGACTGGCGGTAG
- a CDS encoding S41 family peptidase, translated as MKPIRKIALGFVVAAPLVAGGFMAQDRATQDGGRLLGQVLDLVQSRFVDSIDEAMLYEKAARGLVGQLQDPYSELFSPHQLTQFNTTTGGRYGGLGMQIEDQRERGTVVAKVFHNTPAEAAGVTEGDIIIGIDTLSTRGWSNARVADSLRGTPGSKVSVTFARPGVTEPIKNVFTRAIVRVPAVAYAITFDGIGYLPLDNFNESSTRDISSAVRKFQSEGAKGLILDLRRNPGGYLDQALSISNLFLPQGVEIASVRGRGAEPQVYNAREKPIAAEMPIVILIDQYSASAAEIVAGALQDHDRALILGQTSFGKGLVQTMYNLDGGYALKMTTGKWFTPSGRSIQKERKLLPDGQYVEVHPDSLESDSARRARPTYKSTAGRLLYGGGAITPDILVKPDTFTTPEQAFLRATATRSQDMYIAVYLLAQDLKDKVRIDFQVQPAWREDLYARLKQKGVTVDRALYDGASRYIDREIERRVARLAFGDSALRRRTLPDDPQLQRAIDILKKNPSTRELIALATSQARK; from the coding sequence ATGAAACCGATCAGAAAGATCGCCCTCGGGTTTGTCGTCGCCGCGCCACTCGTCGCCGGCGGCTTCATGGCCCAGGATCGCGCCACCCAGGACGGCGGGCGATTGCTCGGACAGGTGCTCGACCTCGTCCAGAGCCGATTCGTCGATTCCATCGACGAAGCCATGCTCTACGAAAAGGCCGCGCGGGGGCTCGTCGGCCAGTTGCAGGATCCCTACTCCGAGCTGTTTTCGCCGCACCAGCTCACCCAGTTCAACACCACAACGGGTGGCCGGTATGGCGGTCTCGGCATGCAGATCGAGGACCAGCGCGAACGCGGCACGGTGGTCGCCAAGGTCTTTCACAACACGCCGGCCGAAGCAGCTGGCGTGACCGAAGGCGACATCATCATCGGGATCGACACCCTCTCGACGCGTGGCTGGAGCAATGCGCGTGTTGCCGATTCGCTGCGCGGAACACCGGGTTCCAAGGTCTCGGTGACCTTCGCGCGCCCGGGAGTGACGGAGCCCATCAAGAATGTCTTCACGCGCGCCATCGTTCGCGTCCCCGCGGTGGCCTACGCCATCACCTTCGACGGCATCGGCTACCTCCCGCTCGACAACTTCAATGAGTCGTCGACGCGCGACATTTCCTCGGCCGTTCGCAAGTTCCAGTCTGAAGGGGCCAAAGGCCTGATTCTCGATCTCCGTCGGAATCCCGGCGGGTACCTCGATCAGGCACTGTCCATCTCCAACCTGTTCCTGCCGCAGGGCGTCGAGATCGCTTCGGTGCGCGGGCGCGGCGCCGAACCGCAGGTCTACAACGCGCGTGAAAAGCCCATTGCCGCCGAGATGCCGATCGTCATCCTGATCGATCAGTACTCGGCCTCGGCCGCCGAGATCGTCGCCGGCGCGCTCCAGGACCACGACCGCGCGCTCATTCTCGGTCAGACGAGCTTCGGCAAGGGCCTCGTGCAGACGATGTACAACCTCGACGGTGGCTACGCGCTCAAGATGACCACCGGCAAATGGTTCACGCCGTCCGGGCGCTCCATTCAGAAGGAGCGCAAGCTCCTGCCCGACGGACAGTACGTCGAGGTGCATCCCGATTCGCTCGAGAGCGACTCGGCGCGTCGTGCGCGACCGACCTACAAGTCGACTGCGGGCCGCCTGCTCTACGGCGGCGGCGCCATCACGCCCGACATCCTCGTGAAGCCGGACACGTTCACGACCCCGGAGCAGGCGTTCCTCCGCGCGACAGCGACCAGGTCGCAGGACATGTACATCGCCGTCTATCTCCTTGCCCAGGATCTCAAGGACAAGGTACGGATCGACTTCCAGGTGCAGCCCGCCTGGCGGGAAGATCTCTACGCCCGTCTCAAACAGAAGGGTGTGACCGTCGACCGCGCGCTCTACGACGGAGCATCCCGCTACATCGACCGCGAGATCGAGCGTCGCGTCGCACGACTTGCCTTTGGCGACTCGGCGTTGCGGCGCCGCACGCTGCCGGATGACCCGCAGCTCCAGCGCGCCATCGACATTCTCAAGAAGAACCCGTCGACCCGCGAACTCATTGCGCTCGCGACGAGTCAGGCCAGGAAGTAG
- a CDS encoding replication initiator protein A: MNARPREFPNGDERRRTHPPRRPPGKLILLDRALEALPLFRLSDSAEEASILYTPPAGGRWRVLPSPGDRLPGTFDQDVYVEICRRFVDAGEPEDGSVTFTLHAFLRSIGRRADGRTYEQLRAALNRLERTSLESNAAYYSASSGHTLDGRFTVLSAVSIDRRRVLDREQLALFPNVTTSEPGDARVTLAPLLRANIANGHATSLVAAHYQALSSPVARRLYRLLEVARAEDTVTWRIELEALAEQVPLVQRYPSHLQRVLQPAHEMLLTAGIVRDARVHQQDRVWYVDYVLAMRSA, from the coding sequence ATGAACGCGCGGCCGCGAGAGTTCCCGAACGGCGACGAGCGCCGGCGCACGCACCCGCCACGGCGCCCCCCCGGTAAGCTCATCCTGCTCGACCGGGCGCTCGAAGCGCTGCCCCTGTTCCGTCTCAGCGATTCGGCGGAAGAGGCCTCGATCCTCTACACACCGCCTGCTGGCGGCCGCTGGCGCGTTCTCCCGAGCCCAGGCGACCGGCTGCCCGGCACGTTCGACCAGGACGTGTACGTGGAGATCTGCCGACGGTTTGTCGACGCTGGTGAGCCCGAGGACGGTTCGGTCACCTTCACTTTGCACGCGTTCCTCCGTTCGATCGGTCGCCGCGCCGATGGGCGCACCTACGAACAGCTGCGCGCCGCGCTCAACCGACTCGAGCGCACGTCGCTCGAGTCCAACGCGGCGTATTACAGCGCGTCCTCCGGACACACGCTCGACGGGCGATTCACCGTGCTGTCGGCCGTCTCCATCGATCGACGGCGAGTGCTTGATCGAGAGCAGCTCGCCCTCTTCCCCAACGTCACCACCTCCGAACCGGGCGATGCCCGCGTGACGCTGGCGCCGCTCCTGCGCGCCAACATCGCCAACGGCCACGCCACGTCGCTCGTGGCCGCGCACTATCAGGCCCTGTCGTCTCCGGTTGCCCGTCGCCTCTACCGACTGCTCGAGGTCGCACGCGCCGAGGACACCGTCACCTGGCGCATCGAACTCGAAGCGCTGGCCGAACAGGTCCCGCTCGTCCAGCGATACCCGTCCCACCTCCAACGCGTGCTGCAGCCGGCGCATGAAATGTTGCTCACCGCCGGGATCGTGCGCGACGCGCGGGTCCACCAACAAGACCGCGTCTGGTACGTCGACTACGTCCTCGCGATGCGTTCCGCCTGA
- a CDS encoding SDR family NAD(P)-dependent oxidoreductase produces MSGPRMDGRVAVITGVGRSGQAGQAVAAAFGSLGAHCVLLDRNAGEVAERAAELRAAGASAEAHACDLTDASALGAVASSLATRASGEVHSLVCLAGGYAGAAVADTAPEAWQRMFDVNVTTAFLTTRAFLPLVRRGRGAIVYFASAAALPGNRVSGHVAYAAAKTGVLTLMRAVAAEEHKHGVRANALAPTAIRTASNLATLDPGTSYVERETVADWVTLLCSEAAGSVNGQVIKLG; encoded by the coding sequence GTGAGCGGCCCGCGGATGGATGGCCGCGTGGCCGTGATCACGGGCGTCGGACGATCTGGCCAGGCGGGGCAGGCGGTGGCCGCGGCGTTCGGATCGCTGGGCGCGCATTGTGTGCTCCTGGACCGCAACGCAGGCGAAGTCGCCGAGCGCGCTGCTGAGCTCCGTGCCGCCGGCGCGAGCGCGGAGGCCCACGCGTGCGACCTGACGGATGCCTCGGCCCTCGGGGCCGTCGCATCGTCGCTCGCCACACGCGCCTCAGGGGAGGTGCACAGCCTCGTGTGTCTCGCCGGCGGCTACGCTGGCGCGGCCGTCGCTGACACGGCGCCAGAAGCCTGGCAACGCATGTTCGACGTGAATGTCACGACCGCGTTCCTCACCACGCGTGCGTTCCTTCCCCTCGTTCGGCGTGGACGCGGCGCGATCGTGTACTTCGCCTCGGCCGCGGCACTCCCCGGGAACCGGGTGTCCGGGCACGTGGCCTATGCAGCGGCCAAGACCGGCGTGCTCACGCTCATGCGTGCGGTCGCGGCCGAGGAACACAAACACGGCGTCCGGGCCAACGCGCTCGCGCCGACCGCCATCCGCACGGCCAGCAATCTCGCCACGCTCGACCCGGGGACCTCATACGTGGAACGCGAGACCGTGGCTGACTGGGTGACCCTCCTCTGCTCGGAGGCCGCCGGTTCGGTGAACGGGCAGGTGATCAAGCTCGGATGA